The following coding sequences lie in one Vicinamibacterales bacterium genomic window:
- a CDS encoding radical SAM protein, whose product MRILMIVPHLPGFVSMFTFPTGYGYLAAALREAGHEVCGCNPNNDFTFPNPDEMVRLRVSRALSEYQPDLVCMGGLCTSYMFFRDTLRLLRDLAPHTPVVLGGGIVNHDAALVFQTLRPDFCVVGEAEDALVRLVETLEHRRPLADVPNIGYWQDGRACFTPVVHASRDINSLPFPDYSPFGADEMIERYSAAAPYFYRYTRVRPRLVTVVTARGCPFRCTFCIHGHGPHYRARTIDNCLEEIGLFYERTQFNVMLIVDELFAANKGRLKQFCERLIEARERRGWDFDWAFQTHARAALDGPTVKLAKKAGCFHFSYGFESASPSVLASMNKRSSPELVLNGIRAAAEAEVAFGGNLIFGDPAETLDTIRESLAFHDTHCRDAVIQFATVRPYPGSALFDRCLDTGLIADRLRYYETMDAMPLNMTSMSDEAWFGWCQTALASLWQYDWVKIAPATAIEPLTSLLPSAAHDSHMDHYWRVQGECPHCRHPLAFTEMVENFEQAAEETVWVLTGCARCNKRIKVTISADMARSVALGAWLDRLILPPDADDQPVTPDALAVEPLTADDRARFAAQWYQAEADPTRLAVVLRRARALKVPPPRRIDPRLLQQLEMEALATSISRSGIASLAIYGAGGNGRTLARALRRRGVGIELIADGNRALHGTTVEGVEVVPLARAVAGGTRAWAIGSSRSAGEILKIIRAQCHEQDPVVFSIVTRPLDWCRPSDWRDAEVLRDWRHLVRLRFLDALDGQRTWEALFLGVAFETVAFLGANRSVYRIGDAASLLSGVLE is encoded by the coding sequence ATGCGAATCCTGATGATCGTGCCGCACCTTCCGGGCTTCGTATCCATGTTCACGTTTCCGACTGGATACGGCTACCTGGCGGCCGCGCTGCGAGAAGCGGGCCACGAAGTCTGCGGGTGCAATCCGAACAACGATTTCACGTTCCCGAACCCGGACGAGATGGTCCGCCTCCGCGTCTCCCGCGCGCTCAGCGAGTACCAGCCCGATCTCGTGTGCATGGGCGGCTTGTGCACCTCGTACATGTTCTTTCGGGACACGCTGCGCCTGCTTCGGGACCTCGCCCCGCACACGCCCGTCGTGCTCGGCGGCGGGATCGTCAATCACGATGCCGCGCTCGTCTTTCAGACGCTGCGCCCCGATTTCTGCGTGGTGGGCGAAGCCGAAGACGCGCTCGTCCGCCTCGTGGAGACGCTCGAACACCGACGCCCGCTGGCCGACGTGCCCAACATCGGCTACTGGCAGGACGGGCGCGCGTGCTTCACGCCGGTTGTCCACGCCTCCCGCGACATCAACTCGCTGCCGTTTCCCGACTACTCGCCCTTCGGCGCGGACGAGATGATAGAGCGGTACTCCGCGGCCGCACCGTACTTCTACCGCTACACGCGCGTGCGGCCCAGGCTCGTCACGGTTGTCACCGCACGCGGCTGTCCGTTCAGGTGCACCTTCTGCATTCACGGCCATGGGCCGCACTATCGCGCCCGCACCATCGACAACTGTCTCGAGGAGATCGGGCTGTTCTACGAACGGACGCAGTTCAACGTCATGCTCATCGTCGACGAACTGTTCGCGGCCAACAAGGGCAGACTGAAGCAGTTCTGTGAGCGCCTGATCGAGGCGCGCGAGCGCCGGGGCTGGGACTTCGACTGGGCCTTCCAGACCCACGCGCGCGCAGCGCTCGACGGGCCGACCGTGAAACTCGCCAAGAAAGCGGGCTGTTTCCATTTCTCGTATGGATTCGAGAGCGCGAGTCCCAGTGTTCTGGCGAGCATGAACAAACGATCTTCTCCGGAACTCGTGCTCAACGGAATCCGCGCGGCCGCAGAGGCGGAAGTGGCCTTCGGCGGGAACCTGATCTTCGGCGATCCGGCGGAGACGCTCGACACCATCCGCGAGTCGCTGGCGTTCCACGACACCCACTGCCGCGACGCGGTCATCCAGTTCGCCACCGTGAGGCCCTATCCCGGCAGCGCCCTGTTCGACCGCTGCCTCGACACCGGCCTGATCGCCGACCGCCTGCGATACTACGAGACGATGGACGCCATGCCCCTGAACATGACCTCGATGTCCGACGAGGCGTGGTTCGGCTGGTGTCAGACCGCGCTCGCCTCGCTCTGGCAGTACGACTGGGTCAAGATCGCGCCAGCGACCGCCATCGAGCCGCTCACCAGCCTGTTGCCCTCTGCAGCGCACGATTCGCATATGGACCACTACTGGCGGGTCCAGGGCGAGTGTCCGCACTGCCGGCACCCGCTCGCATTCACCGAGATGGTCGAAAATTTCGAGCAGGCGGCGGAGGAGACCGTCTGGGTGCTCACCGGCTGCGCGCGCTGCAACAAGAGGATCAAGGTGACGATCTCCGCCGACATGGCGCGGAGCGTCGCCCTGGGAGCATGGCTCGATCGGCTCATACTGCCGCCGGACGCCGATGATCAGCCGGTCACCCCGGACGCGCTCGCGGTCGAGCCGCTGACGGCAGACGACCGGGCTCGGTTCGCCGCGCAGTGGTACCAAGCCGAGGCGGATCCCACCCGCCTGGCGGTCGTCCTGCGCAGGGCACGGGCCCTGAAGGTTCCACCTCCCAGGCGTATCGATCCGCGGCTGTTGCAGCAGCTCGAGATGGAGGCGTTGGCCACATCCATATCGCGATCCGGGATCGCCAGCCTTGCGATCTACGGCGCCGGCGGGAACGGCCGCACCCTGGCGCGGGCCTTGCGGCGAAGGGGCGTCGGGATCGAACTCATTGCCGACGGCAACCGCGCGCTTCACGGTACGACCGTCGAGGGCGTGGAGGTCGTGCCGCTGGCTCGCGCCGTTGCTGGCGGAACGCGTGCGTGGGCGATCGGCTCGTCGCGGTCAGCTGGCGAGATCCTGAAGATCATTCGAGCGCAGTGCCACGAGCAGGACCCCGTCGTGTTCTCCATCGTGACGCGTCCGCTGGACTGGTGCCGACCGTCGGATTGGCGGGACGCCGAGGTCCTCAGGGACTGGCGACACCTCGTGCGTCTCCGCTTCCTCGACGCGCTCGACGGTCAACGCACCTGGGAGGCGCTGTTCCTGGGCGTCGCCTTCGAGACAGTCGCGTTCCTGGGCGCAAACCGAAGCGTCTACCGGATCGGGGACGCTGCTTCGCTGCTGAGCGGTGTGTTGGAATGA